A region from the Nocardioides exalbidus genome encodes:
- the rho gene encoding transcription termination factor Rho — MTETPSKPAKKTASKSSSKPSGLSSMLLADLKSMAAGLGIAGAGSMKKAQLVDAIKAAGTPISPAPAADAPRTEAPEAPEAPRTAPAGRTASDAGSDAAPSDARSDAAPSDDASDQPAPQTTVRTRTRKQRQADQAEQKQADPQAGAQPEQSPDPQDGQKQDGKHDGQKQDGKQDGQKQDRAKGQNQPGQQGKGQNKGQQGNQQGNQQGNQQGNQQGNQQGNQQGGPKQGDQRAQQNNQNAQNQNAQNNQDLDDDEDGEGGSRRNRRRRGRDRTTVRTGGRSEPDTTILEDDVLVPAAGILDVLDNCAFVRTSGYLPGTEDVYLSLSMVRKYHLRRGDAVVGQVRQPREGERREKFNPMVRIDSVNGTEAEGAKERPEFHDAVPVHPHQRLRLAVEGDLTGQVIDIAAPVGKGQRGLILTPPRTGATSLLQSIARSVTTNNPECHVMVVLVDARPEEVTDFQRAVKGEVVASTFDRQPADHTLVAELAIERAKRLVELGHDVVVLLDSLTRLGRAYNLAAPANGRVLAGIVDASAVHPTKEFFGAARKIEDAGSLTVLATVAVGTGSATDEFFLEEIAGTENLELALSADRAAKGIVPAVDVTASGTRHEEKLLAPAEGAVVGDLRKQLAAADSQQAVVKAIGR; from the coding sequence GTGACCGAGACTCCCTCGAAGCCTGCCAAGAAGACCGCTTCGAAGTCCTCCAGCAAGCCGTCCGGCCTCAGCTCGATGCTGCTGGCCGACCTCAAGTCGATGGCCGCGGGCCTCGGCATCGCCGGTGCCGGCTCCATGAAGAAGGCCCAGCTCGTCGACGCCATCAAGGCCGCCGGCACCCCGATCAGCCCGGCGCCCGCCGCCGACGCCCCCCGCACCGAGGCGCCCGAGGCGCCCGAGGCGCCCCGCACGGCACCCGCCGGACGGACCGCCTCCGACGCCGGGTCCGACGCGGCCCCGTCCGACGCCCGGTCCGACGCGGCCCCGTCCGACGACGCCTCCGACCAGCCGGCCCCGCAGACGACCGTCCGCACCCGGACCCGCAAGCAGCGCCAGGCCGACCAGGCCGAGCAGAAGCAGGCGGACCCCCAGGCCGGCGCCCAGCCCGAGCAGTCCCCGGACCCGCAGGACGGCCAGAAGCAGGACGGCAAGCATGACGGCCAGAAGCAGGACGGCAAGCAGGACGGCCAGAAGCAGGACCGGGCCAAGGGCCAGAACCAGCCCGGCCAGCAGGGCAAGGGCCAGAACAAGGGCCAGCAGGGCAACCAGCAGGGGAACCAGCAGGGGAACCAGCAGGGGAACCAGCAGGGGAACCAGCAGGGGAACCAGCAGGGTGGCCCCAAGCAGGGCGACCAGCGTGCCCAGCAGAACAACCAGAACGCCCAGAACCAGAACGCCCAGAACAACCAGGACCTCGACGACGACGAGGACGGCGAGGGCGGCAGCCGCCGCAACCGCCGCCGTCGCGGCCGCGACCGGACGACCGTCCGCACCGGTGGCCGCAGCGAGCCCGACACCACGATCCTCGAGGACGACGTCCTCGTCCCGGCAGCAGGCATCCTCGACGTGCTCGACAACTGCGCGTTCGTCCGGACGTCGGGCTACCTGCCCGGCACCGAGGACGTCTACCTGTCGCTGTCGATGGTGCGCAAGTACCACCTCCGCCGCGGCGACGCCGTGGTCGGCCAGGTCCGCCAGCCGCGCGAGGGCGAGCGTCGGGAGAAGTTCAACCCGATGGTGCGCATCGACAGCGTCAACGGCACCGAGGCCGAGGGCGCCAAGGAGCGTCCGGAGTTCCACGACGCCGTCCCGGTCCACCCGCACCAGCGGCTGCGCCTGGCCGTCGAGGGCGACCTCACCGGCCAGGTCATCGACATCGCCGCGCCTGTCGGCAAGGGCCAGCGCGGCCTGATCCTCACGCCTCCCCGGACCGGCGCGACGTCGCTGCTCCAGTCGATCGCGCGGTCGGTGACGACCAACAACCCCGAGTGCCACGTCATGGTCGTGCTCGTCGACGCCCGTCCGGAGGAGGTCACCGACTTCCAGCGCGCGGTCAAGGGCGAGGTCGTCGCCTCCACGTTCGACCGGCAGCCCGCCGACCACACCCTGGTCGCCGAGCTCGCCATCGAGCGGGCGAAGCGGCTCGTCGAGCTGGGCCACGACGTGGTCGTGCTGCTCGACTCGCTCACCCGCCTCGGGCGCGCCTACAACCTCGCCGCGCCCGCCAACGGCCGCGTGCTCGCCGGCATCGTCGACGCCTCCGCGGTCCACCCGACCAAGGAGTTCTTCGGCGCCGCGCGCAAGATCGAGGACGCCGGCTCACTGACCGTGCTCGCCACCGTCGCGGTCGGCACCGGCTCGGCGACCGACGAGTTCTTCCTCGAGGAGATCGCGGGCACTGAGAACCTCGAGCTCGCGCTCAGCGCCGACCGTGCGGCCAAGGGCATCGTCCCGGCCGTCGACGTCACCGCGTCGGGCACCCGCCACGAGGAGAAGCTGCTCGCGCCCGCCGAGGGCGCGGTCGTCGGCGACCTGCGCAAGCAGCTCGCCGCTGCCGACTCGCAGCAGGCCGTGGTCAAGGCGATCGGCCGCTGA
- a CDS encoding MraY family glycosyltransferase, producing MREYLLVFLVALSVTYLLTVVAREIALRTGAVAQVRDRDVHAEPIPYLGGLAMLGGLVAAYVVAQRLPFLGNQSEFFVFNDAGVVLLAGALVCAVGVIDDIFELDALTKLGGQVLAAGLLVALGVRFYYFPGPDGVQFSLDDAQGALLTLVVVIGTMNAVNFVDGLDGLAAGVVGIGAAAFFFYCYMVSDQNNLTLATTGALLSAALAGACAGFLPHNFHPARLFMGDSGSMLIGLVLSASALTLTGQFVGMPATEGNSLFVTVLPVLLPISLLMVPMVDLVLAVVRRTRAGRSPMSADKQHLHHRLLEIGHSQRRAVLIMWMWAFTISTGAVIVSLVSDAWVWWAVGSMLAVTVLLTFVLPKVHRPPKTGLGNTGLPENAVVEGRVEEPAQPGDDDLTPAAEQGVVEASGSTGGGTGETVA from the coding sequence GTGCGGGAATACCTCCTCGTCTTCCTGGTCGCCCTGTCGGTGACCTACCTGCTCACCGTCGTCGCGCGCGAGATCGCGCTGCGCACGGGAGCCGTCGCGCAGGTGCGTGACCGCGACGTCCACGCGGAGCCCATTCCCTACCTCGGCGGCCTCGCGATGCTGGGCGGCCTCGTCGCCGCCTACGTCGTCGCGCAACGGCTGCCGTTCCTCGGCAACCAGAGCGAGTTCTTCGTCTTCAACGACGCCGGCGTCGTGCTGCTGGCGGGCGCGCTGGTGTGCGCGGTCGGCGTCATCGACGACATCTTCGAGCTCGACGCGCTGACCAAGCTCGGCGGGCAGGTGCTCGCCGCCGGCCTGCTGGTCGCGCTGGGCGTGCGGTTCTACTACTTCCCGGGCCCCGACGGCGTGCAGTTCTCCCTCGACGACGCCCAGGGCGCACTGCTGACGCTGGTCGTGGTGATCGGCACGATGAACGCGGTCAATTTCGTCGACGGCCTCGACGGGCTGGCCGCCGGAGTGGTCGGCATCGGCGCGGCCGCGTTCTTCTTCTACTGCTACATGGTCTCGGACCAGAACAACCTGACCCTGGCGACCACCGGTGCCCTGCTCAGCGCCGCCCTCGCGGGCGCGTGCGCGGGCTTCCTCCCGCACAACTTCCACCCCGCGCGGCTCTTCATGGGTGACTCCGGCTCGATGCTGATCGGGCTGGTGCTCTCGGCGAGCGCACTCACGCTGACCGGCCAGTTCGTCGGGATGCCGGCCACCGAGGGCAACAGCCTCTTCGTGACCGTGCTGCCGGTGCTGCTGCCCATCTCGCTGCTGATGGTGCCGATGGTCGACCTCGTGCTCGCCGTCGTACGACGCACCCGCGCCGGCCGCTCGCCGATGAGCGCCGACAAGCAGCACCTGCACCACCGCCTCCTCGAGATCGGGCACTCCCAGCGCCGTGCCGTGCTGATCATGTGGATGTGGGCGTTCACCATCTCCACCGGGGCGGTGATCGTCAGCCTCGTGAGCGACGCCTGGGTCTGGTGGGCGGTGGGCTCGATGCTCGCGGTGACCGTCCTGCTGACGTTCGTGCTCCCGAAGGTGCACCGACCGCCCAAGACGGGCCTGGGCAACACCGGGCTGCCGGAGAACGCGGTCGTCGAGGGTCGCGTCGAGGAACCGGCGCAGCCCGGGGACGACGACTTGACCCCAGCCGCCGAACAGGGTGTCGTGGAGGCCTCCGGGAGCACCGGGGGAGGCACTGGCGAGACGGTTGCCTGA
- a CDS encoding L-threonylcarbamoyladenylate synthase, with translation MSSVDRFETSTEEEREAAVTAAAGAVRRGELVVIPTDTVYGIAADAFSHDSVKALLEAKGRGRDMPPPVLVSAATTLDALAEGVPTWARALVEQFWPGPLTVVCRQQASLMWDLGETRGTVAVRMPDDEVALAVLERTGPLAVSSANTTGLPAATDADQAEEMLGDSVSVIVDAGTSPGGEASTIIDCTVPEGRVLRLGALSVETLNAALEEHGVVLADED, from the coding sequence ATGAGCAGCGTGGACAGGTTCGAGACCTCGACCGAGGAGGAGCGCGAGGCTGCGGTGACCGCAGCCGCCGGCGCCGTACGACGCGGGGAGCTGGTGGTCATCCCCACCGACACCGTCTACGGCATCGCCGCCGACGCCTTCTCGCACGACTCCGTGAAGGCGCTGCTCGAGGCCAAGGGCCGCGGGCGCGACATGCCCCCGCCGGTGCTCGTCTCCGCGGCGACGACCCTCGATGCGCTCGCTGAGGGCGTGCCCACGTGGGCACGCGCGCTCGTCGAGCAGTTCTGGCCCGGCCCGCTGACCGTCGTGTGCCGCCAGCAGGCCTCGCTCATGTGGGACCTCGGCGAGACCCGCGGCACCGTCGCGGTGCGGATGCCCGACGACGAGGTCGCCCTCGCCGTGCTCGAGCGCACCGGCCCGCTCGCCGTCAGTTCGGCCAACACCACGGGCCTGCCCGCCGCGACCGACGCCGACCAGGCCGAGGAGATGCTCGGCGACTCGGTCTCCGTGATCGTCGACGCCGGCACCTCGCCGGGTGGCGAGGCGTCCACGATCATCGACTGCACGGTCCCGGAGGGACGCGTCCTGCGCCTGGGCGCGCTGTCGGTCGAGACGCTCAACGCGGCCCTCGAGGAGCACGGCGTGGTGCTCGCGGACGAGGACTGA
- the rpmE gene encoding 50S ribosomal protein L31: MKKDTHPDYVETAVTCTCGASFTTRSTATSGSIHADVCSQCHPFYTGKQKILDTGGRVARFESRYGKKAAAESK, encoded by the coding sequence ATGAAGAAGGACACCCACCCCGACTACGTCGAGACCGCCGTGACCTGCACGTGCGGCGCGTCGTTCACCACCCGCAGCACCGCGACCTCCGGCTCGATCCACGCCGACGTCTGCTCGCAGTGCCACCCGTTCTACACCGGCAAGCAGAAGATCCTCGACACCGGCGGCCGCGTCGCCCGGTTCGAGAGCCGCTACGGCAAGAAGGCTGCTGCCGAGAGCAAGTAG
- the atpE gene encoding ATP synthase F0 subunit C: protein MDGNLNMIGYGLAAIGPGVGIGLIFAAYISGVARQPEAQSRLQSIAILGFALAEALAIIGIALAFVL, encoded by the coding sequence GTGGACGGCAACCTCAACATGATCGGCTACGGACTCGCGGCCATCGGCCCCGGTGTCGGTATCGGCCTGATCTTCGCGGCCTACATCTCCGGTGTGGCCCGTCAGCCCGAGGCCCAGAGCCGCCTCCAGTCGATCGCCATCCTGGGCTTCGCCCTGGCCGAGGCGCTCGCCATCATCGGTATCGCGCTCGCGTTCGTTCTCTGA
- the atpB gene encoding F0F1 ATP synthase subunit A produces the protein MFGITMAASGDEFVAPGPNSFDFSKQALFHIGDIAVTKPMVQLLLGAVIVFGFFWIAFRRPQLVPGRMQFAGESAYGMVRNSIGRDIIGSHDFIKFVPYLVTIFFFLLINNVMASIPAIQFPTFSRASMAYALAALSWIIYNAVGIKKHGLLGYLKLQSVPSGVSPAMYPLLVPLEFFSNILVRPVTLALRLFANMFAGHLLMILFTTGGLFLLQYGGIGYVAGPAAWLLAIAIGFLELLVQFLQAYVFTLLNAMYISGALADEH, from the coding sequence ATGTTCGGCATCACGATGGCGGCGTCCGGGGACGAGTTCGTCGCCCCTGGCCCCAACAGCTTCGACTTCTCCAAGCAGGCGCTGTTCCACATCGGTGACATCGCGGTCACCAAGCCCATGGTGCAGCTGCTCCTGGGCGCGGTCATCGTGTTCGGGTTCTTCTGGATCGCCTTCCGCCGTCCGCAGCTGGTCCCCGGCCGGATGCAGTTCGCCGGCGAGTCCGCCTACGGCATGGTCCGCAACTCGATCGGCCGCGACATCATCGGCAGCCACGACTTCATCAAGTTCGTGCCCTACCTGGTGACGATCTTCTTCTTCCTCCTGATCAACAACGTGATGGCCTCGATCCCCGCGATCCAGTTCCCGACGTTCTCGCGTGCCTCGATGGCCTACGCGCTCGCTGCGCTGAGCTGGATCATCTACAACGCGGTCGGCATCAAGAAGCACGGTCTTCTGGGCTACCTCAAGCTCCAGAGCGTGCCGAGCGGCGTCAGCCCGGCGATGTACCCGCTGCTGGTCCCGCTGGAGTTCTTCTCCAACATCCTGGTCCGCCCGGTCACCCTCGCGCTGCGACTCTTCGCCAACATGTTCGCCGGGCACCTGCTGATGATCCTGTTCACCACCGGCGGCCTCTTCCTCCTGCAGTACGGCGGCATCGGCTACGTCGCGGGTCCCGCGGCGTGGCTGCTCGCCATCGCCATCGGCTTCCTCGAGCTGCTGGTCCAGTTCCTGCAGGCCTACGTCTTCACCCTGCTCAACGCGATGTACATCTCCGGCGCGCTCGCCGACGAGCACTGA
- the prfA gene encoding peptide chain release factor 1 produces MFEAVEGMRAEHAELEQRLALPETHADQRLAKQLNQRYAELTAVVTTWQEWLQLGDDIEAARELASDDPAFAEEADELSHRREVAGERLRRLLVPRDAADGKDALLEIKSGEGGEESALFAGDLLRMYSRYAETRGWSVEVLDSTESDLGGFKSVTAAVKARGTVEPGQAPYALLKFEGGVHRVQRVPVTESQGRVHTSAAGVLVMPEAEQVDVEINDNDLRIDVYRSSGPGGQSVNTTDSAVRITHLPTGIVASCQNEKSQLQNKEQAMRILRGRLLQAAQDAADAEASDARRSQVRTVDRSERIRTYNFPENRISDHRTGYKSYNLDQVLDGDLQPVLDSCVGADMAVRLAALES; encoded by the coding sequence ATGTTCGAGGCCGTCGAGGGCATGCGTGCCGAGCACGCCGAGCTCGAGCAGCGACTCGCCCTCCCCGAGACCCACGCCGACCAGCGGCTGGCCAAGCAGCTCAACCAGAGGTACGCCGAGCTGACCGCCGTCGTCACGACGTGGCAGGAGTGGCTCCAGCTCGGTGACGACATCGAGGCAGCCCGCGAGCTCGCCTCCGACGACCCGGCCTTCGCCGAGGAGGCCGACGAGCTGTCGCACCGGCGCGAGGTCGCGGGGGAGCGGCTGCGCCGGCTGCTCGTGCCGCGCGACGCGGCCGACGGCAAGGACGCCCTCCTCGAGATCAAGTCGGGGGAGGGCGGCGAGGAGTCGGCGCTGTTCGCCGGCGACCTGCTCCGGATGTACTCCCGCTACGCCGAGACCCGCGGCTGGAGCGTCGAGGTCCTCGACTCCACCGAGTCCGACCTCGGCGGCTTCAAGTCGGTCACCGCTGCCGTCAAGGCCAGGGGGACCGTCGAGCCCGGCCAGGCGCCGTACGCCCTGCTGAAGTTCGAGGGCGGCGTGCACCGCGTGCAGCGGGTCCCGGTCACCGAGTCGCAGGGCCGCGTGCACACGTCCGCCGCCGGCGTCCTGGTGATGCCCGAGGCCGAGCAGGTCGACGTCGAGATCAACGACAACGACCTGCGCATCGACGTCTACCGCTCCAGCGGCCCCGGCGGGCAGAGCGTCAACACGACCGACTCCGCCGTCCGGATCACCCACCTGCCCACCGGCATCGTGGCGAGCTGCCAGAACGAGAAGAGCCAGCTGCAGAACAAGGAGCAGGCGATGCGCATCCTCCGCGGCCGGCTGCTCCAGGCCGCGCAGGACGCCGCCGACGCCGAGGCCAGCGACGCGCGCCGCTCGCAGGTGCGCACGGTCGACCGGTCCGAGCGGATCCGCACCTACAACTTCCCGGAGAACCGGATATCCGACCACCGCACCGGCTACAAGTCCTACAACCTCGACCAGGTGCTCGACGGCGACCTGCAGCCGGTCCTCGACTCCTGCGTCGGGGCCGACATGGCGGTCCGGCTCGCGGCGCTCGAGTCCTGA
- a CDS encoding AtpZ/AtpI family protein: MARQLPPTASPDDDTPKGDPWHAFGYIVSGVALYGLAGWALDRWLGTNFLVAIGILVGAGFGIYMTYARFNKAVGD, encoded by the coding sequence ATGGCTCGACAGCTTCCCCCGACGGCCTCACCCGACGACGACACCCCCAAGGGCGACCCCTGGCACGCCTTCGGCTACATCGTCTCGGGCGTGGCGCTCTACGGGCTGGCGGGCTGGGCGCTCGATCGGTGGCTCGGAACGAACTTCCTCGTGGCGATCGGCATCCTCGTCGGTGCTGGCTTCGGGATCTACATGACGTACGCACGGTTCAACAAGGCAGTAGGAGACTGA
- the prmC gene encoding peptide chain release factor N(5)-glutamine methyltransferase — protein sequence MRASAARRAAAAGLREAGVASPERDADLLLAHVLDVPLGRLPLVDDLSTAQAEQYDALVARRAAREPLQHLTGTAAFRHVELAVGPGVFVPRPETELLAGWAIDAASTLPAPVVVDLCTGSGAIARAVADEVPGAEVHAVELDEGALAWAERNLAGTGVDLRHGDLATAFDDLAGTVDVVVCNPPYIPLEAWESVAAEARDHDPHLALFSGQDGLDAMRVLERRAALLLRPGGVVGAEHADVQGESAPAVFAASGRWADVADHLDLAGRARYVTARLAR from the coding sequence ATGCGGGCCAGTGCTGCACGCCGTGCCGCGGCGGCCGGGCTGCGGGAGGCGGGCGTCGCCTCTCCGGAGCGCGATGCCGACCTCCTGCTCGCCCACGTGCTCGACGTACCCCTCGGGCGGCTGCCGCTCGTCGACGACCTCAGCACGGCTCAGGCAGAGCAGTACGACGCCCTGGTGGCGCGCCGCGCGGCCCGCGAGCCGCTGCAGCACCTGACCGGCACCGCGGCGTTCCGGCACGTCGAGCTGGCCGTCGGGCCGGGGGTCTTCGTGCCACGCCCCGAGACCGAGCTGCTGGCCGGGTGGGCGATCGACGCGGCGTCCACGCTCCCGGCGCCGGTCGTGGTCGACCTCTGCACCGGCTCGGGCGCGATCGCCCGGGCGGTCGCCGACGAGGTCCCCGGTGCGGAGGTCCACGCGGTGGAGCTCGACGAGGGCGCCCTGGCCTGGGCCGAGCGCAACCTGGCCGGCACCGGCGTCGACCTGCGCCACGGTGACCTGGCGACGGCCTTCGACGACCTCGCGGGCACGGTCGACGTGGTGGTCTGCAACCCGCCCTACATCCCGCTCGAGGCGTGGGAGTCGGTGGCCGCGGAGGCACGCGACCACGACCCCCACCTCGCGCTGTTCTCCGGCCAGGACGGCCTCGACGCGATGCGCGTCCTCGAGCGGCGGGCGGCGCTGCTGCTGCGCCCCGGGGGAGTGGTGGGCGCCGAGCACGCCGACGTGCAGGGGGAGTCCGCACCCGCCGTCTTCGCCGCGTCCGGGCGCTGGGCCGACGTCGCCGACCACCTCGACCTCGCGGGTCGGGCGCGCTACGTGACGGCGAGGCTGGCACGATGA
- a CDS encoding F0F1 ATP synthase subunit B — protein sequence MQNLIILAAAEGETEGGHAPENPLGFVPVEFALSLVIFGLLLFLIWKYVTPRFEQTFAERTQAIEGGIAAAESKQAEADAKLAELEKQLADARHEAARIREEAREQGAQIVAEMRESAQAESTRIVEHGKAQIEAERQQAVTSLRAEVGTLATGLAGRIVGESLEDEARQSRVVERFLADLEAQNGSTSGSVN from the coding sequence ATGCAGAATCTGATCATCCTCGCCGCTGCCGAGGGCGAGACCGAGGGCGGCCACGCGCCGGAGAACCCGCTCGGCTTCGTGCCGGTCGAGTTCGCACTCTCGCTCGTCATCTTCGGCCTGCTGCTCTTCCTCATCTGGAAGTACGTCACGCCTCGCTTCGAGCAGACGTTCGCCGAGCGCACGCAGGCGATCGAGGGCGGCATCGCCGCGGCCGAGTCCAAGCAGGCCGAGGCCGACGCCAAGCTCGCCGAGCTGGAGAAGCAGCTCGCCGACGCCCGGCACGAGGCGGCGCGCATCCGCGAGGAGGCGCGCGAGCAGGGTGCCCAGATCGTCGCCGAGATGCGGGAGTCGGCCCAGGCCGAGTCCACGCGCATCGTCGAGCACGGCAAGGCGCAGATCGAGGCCGAGCGCCAGCAGGCGGTCACCTCGCTCCGTGCCGAGGTCGGCACGCTCGCGACCGGCCTGGCCGGGCGCATCGTGGGCGAGAGCCTGGAGGACGAGGCTCGCCAGAGCCGCGTCGTCGAGCGCTTCCTCGCCGACCTCGAGGCGCAGAACGGCTCCACCTCGGGGAGTGTCAACTGA
- the thrB gene encoding homoserine kinase: MPPFVDGPVQVTVPATSANLGPGFDSLGLALSLRDELEAEVLPEGLVVEVEGAGAGSDGTGVPRDESHLVVRSMRAAFALMGEQPPGLRVSCRNVIPHARGLGSSSAAIVAGVVLARALVAGGQLLASDEALFDLAADLEGHPDNVAPAFYGGFVISGREDDRWYAVRAGVDPRITAVAFVPPTGVETKVARGLLPDVVPHADAAANSGRAALLVAALTGQPEHLLAATRDWLHQDQREPAMPETLALVRRLRADGVPAVVSGAGPTVLAFGATDTSALTASCPDGWACHDLAIEPDGAVLLT, encoded by the coding sequence ATGCCACCGTTCGTCGACGGGCCGGTGCAGGTCACCGTCCCGGCGACCTCGGCCAACCTCGGCCCGGGCTTCGACTCGCTGGGCCTCGCCCTCTCGCTGCGCGACGAGCTCGAGGCCGAGGTCCTCCCGGAGGGCCTGGTCGTCGAGGTCGAGGGCGCGGGCGCGGGCTCCGACGGGACCGGCGTGCCCCGCGACGAGTCCCACCTCGTCGTCCGCTCGATGCGCGCCGCCTTCGCGCTGATGGGGGAGCAGCCCCCGGGACTGCGCGTGTCGTGCCGCAACGTCATCCCGCACGCCCGGGGCCTCGGCTCGTCGTCGGCCGCGATCGTGGCGGGGGTGGTGCTGGCCCGGGCGCTCGTCGCCGGCGGCCAGCTGCTCGCCTCCGACGAGGCGCTCTTCGACCTCGCCGCCGACCTCGAGGGCCACCCCGACAACGTCGCCCCGGCGTTCTACGGCGGGTTCGTGATCAGCGGCCGCGAGGACGACCGGTGGTACGCCGTGCGTGCGGGCGTCGACCCGCGGATCACCGCGGTCGCCTTCGTCCCGCCGACGGGCGTGGAGACCAAGGTGGCCCGCGGGCTCCTTCCGGACGTGGTGCCGCACGCCGACGCCGCGGCCAACTCCGGTCGCGCCGCGCTCCTGGTCGCCGCGCTCACCGGGCAGCCCGAGCACCTGCTCGCCGCCACCCGCGACTGGCTCCACCAGGACCAGCGCGAGCCGGCCATGCCCGAGACGCTGGCCCTCGTCCGCCGCCTGCGCGCGGACGGCGTACCCGCCGTGGTGTCGGGTGCCGGGCCGACGGTCCTGGCGTTCGGTGCGACCGACACGTCGGCGCTGACCGCGAGCTGCCCGGACGGCTGGGCGTGTCACGACCTCGCGATCGAGCCCGACGGGGCCGTGCTGCTAACCTGA